AACCAGACAGAGCACAAGGGTGGTGACGTAGTATCCGATCTCCTCAAGCGGCAGGTTAACGCCGGGCAACAGAATCTCCAGCTGCACGGGGACTCCAACGGGCGTGGATACAGAAGAGCTGTCCTGTTCGCCACTGCTAAAGATAGTGGCAATGAGCAGGATCAGTCCGATTGGGAGCAGCGAAAAGGTAACCAGGACTCCCACATTGAAGCTGGTGATCATTACTCTCCGGGTGCAGCTGTTACCGGCAGATCCCCAGCGGAGGAGGGTCCTGTTAAAGGCACTCGTGTGCCAGTGGAGACTCATGAAATTGATACTCAGCCCGGTGTTCTTGAGGAAGGCATCGTACGGGTAGTGCATGCAGCTCTAAGGGATTACATTAACTATCTGGAAGTACTCTGGGTGGATATACTACACCTTAAAGAAGCGGTCGAAGAAGTAAAGAACGCCATAAAGCGATGCCAGCACAATGAAGAACACCAAGGGATCCATTGCTGGTGCGGTTTCAAGAGGTCATTGGTTGATTGGTTTTAGGATGGTGATGCGGATTCTTCGGTAGGGAGACCTCCGGTTGCTGGACGCCACTTGCGGATGCTAGTAGTCCCCTTCCGGCCGGGAATCCTTCCCGAAATCGTACTCCTCCGGTTCCGACTGCAAGTACTAGCTATACAGTATAGCCCAGACCAGGAATCAGCATTAATCACGTCCGGGAATCTTGTGCGCAAATTAACCTGAGTAAATACTGAGTAAAAATCGAAATACTGAAAGCTAATATCAATCGATTTAAGAGCTTATCGATGACCGCTTAATTTATCGATAATACCTTATAGCTTATGTGAGCGCGAAAGGTTtgaacattttataaatattcaacGTCAAACAAAGAGAACTTTTGAAACCCTACaagcaaaatacaaattatgaattaaaaaaaaaagatttgatAAACGGATTCCCTACCAATAtatcaaaattcaaaacaacTCCTGCCAATTGACATCAAACACATGGTAAATCCCAGATGAGCGAACAGGACTTTTCATATAGGAGACTTTTGCCGACGTGCAGGGTGATCGTCTCCATAATGGCCTTCGTATCCTGTGTATCGGGCGTGGTTGCCGGCTACCTTTTCATGACCAGTTTGTCAGGCGTCTCTGAGGCGGTAAAGATTGTATGGACCACCGGATCGGCCCTCTATGCATTTTCCTCGCTCCTGTTGATTATTGCAGTTTGGAAGGTAAGCCTCCTGCCCACTCAGTTGATGGAACATTCTTAAGAATCCTTTGATTTCGCAGTTGATTAAATGGCTGGCCTATCCATACATGTGCATGCTGCTCATGGCCATTGCCGTCTACACGATGATCCTGCAGTGGTTATTGAAGAACCTAGCGGCTGCCGTTTTCTCATCCGTGGCCATCAGCTTTATTTTCCTTGGAGTGACGTTGAACATGACCAAAAACCTGGATGACCTACGCATAGCTCCGTAAAGCAGTACAAATTGTACTCGGTTAGTATTGGATTTGTATTCTAAATTTATAGTGTAGTTATCATGTGACACATGtatacgaaataaaaatttgaaaagcaaCGAAAACTTTCTTTGATGCATACTGGAAATGAGCTAAAATTCAGCTatgcaaaaagtaaatattataacTGAAgacaacattttttgtttaatttataattttaaaagtattgtttgtttcaatattgttaaatataagcAAGTGTCCTGGAACTTATACTACATTTTCCATATCTAATTAAATACCTTTAGCGTTTTAGTAGGGCTACTTgcatttgttacatttttgtgcattttaattggaaacCAGTTTTTAATTCCATTCAACAGCTGTTtccacaaataataaaaataggTGGTTTTGGGGAGGTGGCATTGTAGGCAACAAGCGGGCAAAAGAGCctagcaaaacaaaacggatGAAAGGCAACGGAAGTGAAGACAGGACCTCTTTCTCTGGTTTTTCCTCTCTCCAAACAGAAACTCACCTCCACCAAGCTCACCTAAACTGAGTTGGGTTTTCCATGGACCTCCAGAGGACATGAGTTTCATCAGTTTAGTCGTGAgcttgagcagcagcagaacagTCGCATCCGCCGAAAGGGCCACAAACGAGGAGTCCTCACGGAAAAAAGGCTTTTGCAAAGGGTTTTCCCACTCAAAGAAAGTGTTCAGCAGCTTCAGGAGAAGTTAGGGCGTATTTTGAACAGATTTAACCCACTGAAAGGCTCCAATTTGTCAGCGCGATTGAGAAAACTGAGAACAAAGGACTTCAGCTGGAATCTCGCCCCATATCGATTTGTTCCAAAAACTGCATATTCGCCAGCGAGTGAGTGAGAGAGTGCGCTTGTGCtgaaaacggaaacggaagggGGCGACAAggaagcggaagcggaaacagCTGCTGCATAAACAAGAGTAACAAAAGCGATTGTGTGTCCCATCAACTCATCATGACGCCAGAGCAGCAAGGATATTGCCCCTAGGAAAACCCATACAAGTTCCTCAAGGAAGCCCTCAAGGGAAAGCGCACGCATATCGCATTCGATTCGGAGGACGAACCATCAAGACGAACCCGCAAAGGATTCAGTGCCAAAGGAGCCGTCccggcagaagcagcagcagcaggagcagaagcaggagagTATCCAAATTGGGCCAACCGGTGAAGGCCCGCGCACGTCAGCTCTTCAGGACTTTAAGGACCCAAAGCAGAGGCAACCCAATGCATTTGGgtgcacaacaacaacgccccaagcaacaacaacaacagcgcgAGCAACAAGAGAAACATCAAAGGCGTTTCACGTTCAGTAAAGGACGGCAATGTCGTCCCTACAGCGTGACTGGCATTTACAGGTGAGTACAGGTAGTACTACCCAGCATCCCCTTATCCTAACTTCGGGAAGGTCAGGAACCCTCCCCCTTGATTCCTCCTCGCTGCGTTTCCTGCGGAGTGGGCCAATGGCAATCGTATTGAGGTAGCTGGAGTTTGGGTTCCTCTGGTGAGCATGCGCACTGGGCACAAGTGTGCTTTACGAGTACGTAAACATTGCTAGCGACACGAGAATGGGTCAACGTCACAAGTTGCATTCATCTTAGTCTcagtcgctgtcgctgtcgcaAGGGAACAAGGAAGTAAACAATGCATGCCCCTGACTGCTGATGGAATCTAATTTTGAGGGATACCATTAAGCCATCCTGACCAGCAAGACCAAATATCCGAACCTAAACTCATAGTATTGTCTCTTCATAACACCTATCTAATCGCATAGTTGTGTTAAATATGTGTAGTAAGACAGTAATTAAATATAACGAATTGTATTCTGTAAAATTGTGTATTTGGATGACTTTTCAATGACTTCTGTGCCGTGAATACAATGTACAAATTGGTATAAGactaatttcatttatatgcTTCTCTTCGCTGCTTACACAAAGTaaactttattatttgattaagTATTACTCACATATGGAAAACACCATCCTTACAGCTTAGTATCAATGTCCTGCTGATTGGGTGAACTAATTGGCCTAGGCCTGTGCAACCAAATAGCTATTATTACGGAGGACTACCAATTACTGGTGGCTCAACAAGTTGTGCGTCAAGTCCTCCCCTCCCACTAGATTCCCTCCCCGACTAGAGTCCACCCCCGACTGGCCGACTTGAGGCCACCCCTTTCACCTTGACCGCTTATCGTTCAGGCCCACACACGAGCGCCAACTCACTTGGCCCGGGGGAAGGTTCTTCCGTTTCATTAGGCGCTGGCAAAGGCCTTGGATTGttgggaaattgaaaacaagcAGCGATTGCAGAGCTGCCTCAGCAAAAGCTTCCTGACAGCTTAAGCCGGATTCCAGCTGACAGCAGAGGGTGGTCTTGGCGTCCAGGATGTCGTATACCATGCCTGGCCGACTTGGGCCTTTGACATTCGACAAGGTCACCGCTCTGGGATGCTGTGACTCATGCTCTTGAGGGGGagttgccaaatgccaaatgccacgAGTTGGCCAACGCTCATTAGTGCTGTCAGATGTGTTACTGCATATTGCACTTTTCCGAGAATATTGCATGCCTTC
This sequence is a window from Drosophila teissieri strain GT53w chromosome 2R, Prin_Dtei_1.1, whole genome shotgun sequence. Protein-coding genes within it:
- the LOC122612959 gene encoding uncharacterized protein LOC122612959; amino-acid sequence: MSEQDFSYRRLLPTCRVIVSIMAFVSCVSGVVAGYLFMTSLSGVSEAVKIVWTTGSALYAFSSLLLIIAVWKLIKWLAYPYMCMLLMAIAVYTMILQWLLKNLAAAVFSSVAISFIFLGVTLNMTKNLDDLRIAP